The Candidatus Latescibacterota bacterium sequence CACACCGGTTATAACGTCGGGCTTGCCGTCGAAACGATAACCTCGATAGAGGAAAAAGGCCGCAAGGAAGCGCACTACAAGATCCCGGAGAAGGAATTCCCATTCGATCCGAAAAAGCCAAACGTAAAACTTCTCGGCACGGGAGGCACGATCGCGTCAAGGCTCGATTACCGGACCGGCGCTGTGATCCCCGCCTTCTCTCCCGGTGAGCTCTACGGTTCCGTACCCGAGCTGGCCGATATATGCAATCTCAATACGGAAAAACTTTACGGCGTATTCAGCGAGAATATGGGGCCCGATCAGTGGCGCGGCACAGCCGAAGCAATAGGAAAAGAGATAAAGAACGGTATATCCGGAGTGGTAATAGGTCATGGTACCGACACGATGCACCATACGGCTGCGATCCTCTCCTTCATGGTACAGGACTCTCCCGTTCCCATAGTGATGGTAGGCTCCCAGAGATCGAGCGACAGGCCATCGAGTGACGCGGCCATCAATCTTATCAACGCGACAAGTACAGCAGCACATAGCGATATCGCCGAGGTGATGGTCTGCATGTTCGGCCCGACCAGCGACCAGTACGGACTCCTGCACAGGGGAACGAGGGTGCGCAAGATGCACTCCTCCTATAGATCGACGTTCAGGACGATCGGGGACATCCCAATCGCCATGGTCGACAGGGAAAAGTTCACTCTGCTGAGAGAAGATTACAAACGCCGGAGAAATGACACGAAGGTGAAGATCAATACGGCATACGACGACCGTGTATCGATAGTATATTACTACCCGAGCATGAAACCCGACATCATCGAGTCCCTGATCGATAACGATTACAAGGGCATCGTGATTGCGGGGACGGGGCTCGGACACGTCAACAAACCTCTTTACCCCGCGCTGAAAAAAGCCTGCGACAAGGGCATCAATATATATATGACCGTTCAGACCCTATGGGGATATGTGCAGATGTACGTATATGATACCGGGCGGGATATAATGGACCTCGGAGTGATCCCCACCGCCAACATGCTGCCCGAGGTGGCGTATGTGAAACTGGGATGGGCTCTCGGACAGAGCCAA is a genomic window containing:
- the gatD gene encoding Glu-tRNA(Gln) amidotransferase subunit GatD, which codes for MGVWSDVQIESTRGNFNGIILPRSESADEAHIVLKMHTGYNVGLAVETITSIEEKGRKEAHYKIPEKEFPFDPKKPNVKLLGTGGTIASRLDYRTGAVIPAFSPGELYGSVPELADICNLNTEKLYGVFSENMGPDQWRGTAEAIGKEIKNGISGVVIGHGTDTMHHTAAILSFMVQDSPVPIVMVGSQRSSDRPSSDAAINLINATSTAAHSDIAEVMVCMFGPTSDQYGLLHRGTRVRKMHSSYRSTFRTIGDIPIAMVDREKFTLLREDYKRRRNDTKVKINTAYDDRVSIVYYYPSMKPDIIESLIDNDYKGIVIAGTGLGHVNKPLYPALKKACDKGINIYMTVQTLWGYVQMYVYDTGRDIMDLGVIPTANMLPEVAYVKLGWALGQSQDREEVKKIMLTPIAGEITEREPHNGYLIYQGGIPEVEKFISQYMK